In a single window of the Zea mays cultivar B73 chromosome 5, Zm-B73-REFERENCE-NAM-5.0, whole genome shotgun sequence genome:
- the LOC103627663 gene encoding probable amino acid permease 7, whose product MGRSGGGDGDGDGDRLLLGKPLESSSSCSSSDESLVKRTGTVWTAMAHIITAVIGSGVLSLAWSVAQLGWVGGPAAMVFFAGVTAVQSTLIADCYICHHPERGGVVRNRSYVDAVRIYLGDKSHLFCGFFLNLSLFGTGVVYTLTSATSMRAIRKANCYHREGHDAPCSVGGDGYYMLLFGLAQVLLSQIPNFHEMAGLSIFAAVMSCFYAFVGVGLGVAKVIANGVIMGGIGGIPLVSTTQKVWRVSQALGDILFAYPFSLVLLEIEDTLRSPPPESETMKKATRASIAITTLFYLCCGCFGYASFGDGTPGNLLTGFGFYEPYWLIDLANLAIVLHLLGGYQVYTQPVFAFADRKFGGGATVVEAPLLPVPGARRVNANVFRLCFRTAYVAATTALAVWFPYFNQIIGLLGSFTFWPLAVYFPVEMYLTRNKVAPWTNQWLAIHAFSLVCLLISAFASVGSAVGVFGSETS is encoded by the exons ATGGGGCGGTCAGgaggcggcgacggggacggcgACGGCGACCGGCTCCTCCTCGGCAAGCCCttggagtcgtcgtcgtcgtgcaGCTCGTCCGACGAGAGCCTGGTCAAGAGAACCG GCACGGTATGGACGGCGATGGCGCACATCATCACGGCGGTGATCGGGTCCGGCGTGCTGTCCCTGGCGTGGAGCGTGGCGCAGCTGGGGTGGGTGGGCGGGCCTGCGGCGATGGTGTTCTTCGCCGGCGTCACCGCGGTGCAGTCCACCCTCATCGCCGACTGCTACATCTGCCACCACCCGGAGCGAGGAGGCGTCGTCAGGAACCGCTCCTACGTCGACGCCGTGCGCATCTACCTGG GCGACAAGAGCCATTTGTTTTGCGGCTTCTTCCTCAACCTGAGCTTGTTTGGCACCGGTGTGGTGTACACGCTCACTTCCGCCACTAGCATGAG GGCGATCCGGAAGGCCAATTGCTACCACAGGGAAGGCCACGACGCGCCGTGCTCGGTGGGAGGAGACGGCTACTACATGCTGCTCTTCGGCCTCGCGCAGGTGCTGCTGTCGCAGATACCCAACTTCCACGAGATGGCGGGGCTCTCCATCTTCGCCGCCGTCATGTCCTGCTTCTACGCCTTCGTCGGCGTCGGCCTCGGCGTCGCCAAAGTCATCG CAAACGGGGTGATCATGGGCGGCATCGGAGGCATCCCGCTGGTGTCCACGACGCAGAAGGTGTGGCGAGTCTCGCAGGCCCTCGGGGACATCTTGTTCGCCTACCCTTTCTCGTTGGTGCTGCTGGAAATAGAG GACACGCTGAGGTCGCCGCCGCCGGAGAGCGAGACGATGAAAAAGGCGACGAGAGCGAGCATCGCTATCACCACCCTCTTCTACCTCTGCTGCGGGTGCTTTGGCTACGCGTCGTTCGGCGACGGCACCCCGGGCAACCTCCTCACCGGCTTCGGCTTCTACGAGCCCTACTGGCTCATCGACCTCGCCAACCTCGCCATCGTTCTCCACCTCCTCGGCGGCTACCAG GTGTACACGCAGCCGGTGTTCGCGTTCGCGGACCGCAAGTTCGGCGGCGGGGCCACGGTCGTCGAGGCGCCGCTGCTGCCGGTGCCGGGCGCGCGCCGCGTGAACGCGAACGTGTTCAGGCTGTGCTTCCGCACGGCGTACGTGGCGGCGACCACGGCGCTGGCCGTCTGGTTCCCCTACTTCAACCAGATCATCGGGCTGCTCGGCTCCTTCACCTTCTGGCCGCTCGCCGTCTACTTCCCCGTCGAGATGTACCTCACGAGGAACAAGGTGGCGCCGTGGACCAACCAGTGGCTCGCCATCCATGCGTTCAGCCTCGTCTGCCTGCTCATCAGCGCGTTCGCCTCCGTCGGCTCTGCGGTTGGCGTGTTCGGGTCGGAGACGAGCTGA